The following are encoded together in the Bombus affinis isolate iyBomAffi1 chromosome 6, iyBomAffi1.2, whole genome shotgun sequence genome:
- the LOC126917815 gene encoding probable RNA-binding protein CG14230, with translation MITLKREVNEEIKMDKISASEKKRIESLKHKKKIFRAKELAVQNALKNLDNNSNKNKIIFDDDDYINKIEQPKIEEKEKKRRLDLFDDDDYDRNDDESVWDNSKFEINKHFTGESLRSNIILGNDERFKLDKRFIENDKESDKDITKDTKGDDDIDLQKEKELQLDILENILGVPINSKNKDTNKDVKFPKKGMIRYDPTENGHKEYEINIEKSETETKKVKKKKNKNNTDNLIENVPVEVSKDIYFSVSDSLSKSLKEGGSFSLLKTFGKEITNEKNDNSNILNMEPLKPPKTQVGFGSKNPFKYDSSDEERDRKEEYTNKKEHTNNLIVDANKFFFDSNDVRFSEAENFFSKEHVSEDTFKELRQEVKQIVRSKIRKNMRKKQPWGYKKKIKKPS, from the exons ATGATTACTTTAAAACGCGAAGTTAACGAAGAAATAAAGATGGATAAAATTAGTGCATCAGAAAAGAAACGAATAGAATCATTAAAACATAAGAAAAAAATTTTCAGAGCTAAAGAATTGGCAGTGCAAAATGCACTGAAGAATTTG gataataattcaaataaaaataaaataatatttgatgaTGATGATTATATCAATAAAATAGAACAACCTAAAatcgaagaaaaggagaagaaaagaagacttGATTTGTTTGATGATGATGACTATGATAGGAATGATGATGAGTCGGTTTGGGATAATagtaaatttgaaattaacAAACATTTCACAGGGGAG TCTCTTAGAAGTAATATTATTTTGGGGAATGATGAACGGTTTAAACTTGACAAGCGTTTCATAGAGAATGATAAAGAATCGGATAAAGATATTACTAAAGACACAAAAGGTGATGATGACATTGATTTACAAAAAGAAAAGGAATTACAATTagatattttagaaaatattctaGGAGTACCAATTAATTCAAAGAATAAAGATACAAATAAGGATGTAAAATTTCCAAA GAAAGGAATGATTAGATATGATCCTACAGAAAATGGTCATAAAgaatatgaaattaatatagaaaaatcTGAAACAGAAACCAAAAAagttaagaagaagaaaaataagaataatACAGATAACTTGATTGAAAATGTACCTGTAGAAGTGTCgaaagatatatatttttctgtGTCAGACTCACTATCAAAAAGCTTGAAAGAAGGAGGGTCATTCAGTTTATTAAAAACATTTGGGAAAGAAATAACTAATGAAAAAA atgataatagtaatattttaaatatggaACCATTGAAGCCTCCAAAGACTCAAGTAGGTTTTGGCTCAAAGAATCCATTTAAATATGATTCTTCTGATGAAGAACGTGATAGGAAGGAAgaatatacaaataaaaaagaacatACAAATAATTTGATAGTAGACGCAAATAAGTTTTTTTTTGATAGTAATGATGTTCGTTTTAGTG AGGCAGAAAATTTTTTTTCGAAAGAACACGTGTCAGAAGATACGTTTAAAGAGCTTAGACAAGAAGTAAAACAAATTGTgcgttcgaaaattcgaaaaaatatgaGAAAGAAGCAACCTTGGggatacaaaaaaaaaattaaaaaaccatcttaa
- the LOC126917806 gene encoding farnesyl pyrophosphate synthase isoform X1 gives MVSIIPKHTALSLFKRNISQNFVNVISIRNNPLWWIYEESNIRYFYYNTNISSLEYFRSNNVDARTYSVVPNTSFVSVKDESRELMAVWPDIVRDLTDAGRHLDIPDVTKWLVKVLQYNVPSGGRNRALTVVEAYRSLNPPDQITEENLRLTRILGWCIELLQAFFLTIDDIQDHSEIRRNQPCWYLYNDIGLTAINDALMLEMCIYQLLKKHFKTKECYLDLLEQFLSVSLKTEMGQCLDLLSTNFGKKPNLHLFTMDRYNSIVKYKTGYYTFVLPATVAMSFTGIKDPEMYRQAKTILLEMGHLFQVKDDYLDCYGSIEDIGKSGTDIAEGKCSWLIVVALQRATPEQKKIFEECYGQSDVEKINRVKQLYQELGVSNTYAIYEEETYNLLHTHIQQISRGLPHDFFLKLLNRTCRKVGRKD, from the exons ATGGTTTCTATTATACCGAAACATACCGCTTTATCATTGTTTAAACGTAATATTTCACAAAATTTTGTTAACGTAATAAGTATAAGAAACAATCCTTTATGGTGGATATATGaagaatcaaacatacgatacttttattataatacaaatatatcCTCTTTGGAATACTTTAG ATCCAACAATGTCGATGCACGAACATATTCTGTGGTTCCGAATACATCATTTGTATCGGTTAAGGATGAAAGTCGTGAATTAATGGCTGTATGGCCCGATATCGTACGTGATCTCACGGATGCTGGTCGTCATCTTGACATACCAGATGTTACCAAATGGCTAGTGAAg GTATTGCAATACAATGTTCCATCTGGAGGGAGGAATAGAGCGTTAACGGTTGTAGAAGCATACAGATCATTAAATCCTCCCGATCAAATAACGGAAGAAAATCTTCGTTTAACTCGTATACTAGGCTGGTGCATAGAATTG TTGCAAGCGTTTTTCCTGACGATAGATGATATTCAAGATCACTCAGAAATACGACGAAATCAACCGTGCTGGTATTTATACAATGACATTGGATTAACGGCTATTAACGATGCTTTAATGCTGGAAATGTGTATATATCAGCTCCTTAAGAAACATTTTAAGACAAAAGAATGTTATTTGGATCTCTTAGAACAATTTTTATCC GTTTCTTTAAAAACGGAAATGGGTCAATGTCTAGATTTATTATCAACAAATTTTGGAAAGAAACCGAATCTACATCTATTTACAATGGATAGATATAATTCCATTGTAAAGTATAAAACAGGTTATTATACGTTTGTGTTACCAGCCACTGTTGCTATGAGTTTT ACTGGTATAAAAGATCCCGAAATGTATAGGCAAGCAAAAACAATTTTGTTAGAAATGGGACATCTTTTTCAAGTAAAAGATGATTATTTAGATTGTTATGGTAGTATAGAAGACATTGGAAAATCTGGTACAGATATAGCAGAGGGAAAATGTTCATGGCTTATTGTTGTAGCTTTACAACGTGCTACTCCAGAGCAAAAGAAAATTTTTGAG GAGTGCTATGGACAATCTGATGTAGAAAAAATAAATCGTGTAAAACAACTCTATCAGGAGCTTGGTGTATCAAATACTTATGCTATTTATGAAGAAGAAACATATAACTTActacatacacatatacaacAAATATCTCGTGGACTTCCACATGATTTCTTCTTAAAGTTACTTAACAGAACATGTCGTAAAGTAGGCAGAAAGGACTAA
- the LOC126917806 gene encoding farnesyl pyrophosphate synthase isoform X2: MNSKSNNVDARTYSVVPNTSFVSVKDESRELMAVWPDIVRDLTDAGRHLDIPDVTKWLVKVLQYNVPSGGRNRALTVVEAYRSLNPPDQITEENLRLTRILGWCIELLQAFFLTIDDIQDHSEIRRNQPCWYLYNDIGLTAINDALMLEMCIYQLLKKHFKTKECYLDLLEQFLSVSLKTEMGQCLDLLSTNFGKKPNLHLFTMDRYNSIVKYKTGYYTFVLPATVAMSFTGIKDPEMYRQAKTILLEMGHLFQVKDDYLDCYGSIEDIGKSGTDIAEGKCSWLIVVALQRATPEQKKIFEECYGQSDVEKINRVKQLYQELGVSNTYAIYEEETYNLLHTHIQQISRGLPHDFFLKLLNRTCRKVGRKD; encoded by the exons ATGAACTCAAA ATCCAACAATGTCGATGCACGAACATATTCTGTGGTTCCGAATACATCATTTGTATCGGTTAAGGATGAAAGTCGTGAATTAATGGCTGTATGGCCCGATATCGTACGTGATCTCACGGATGCTGGTCGTCATCTTGACATACCAGATGTTACCAAATGGCTAGTGAAg GTATTGCAATACAATGTTCCATCTGGAGGGAGGAATAGAGCGTTAACGGTTGTAGAAGCATACAGATCATTAAATCCTCCCGATCAAATAACGGAAGAAAATCTTCGTTTAACTCGTATACTAGGCTGGTGCATAGAATTG TTGCAAGCGTTTTTCCTGACGATAGATGATATTCAAGATCACTCAGAAATACGACGAAATCAACCGTGCTGGTATTTATACAATGACATTGGATTAACGGCTATTAACGATGCTTTAATGCTGGAAATGTGTATATATCAGCTCCTTAAGAAACATTTTAAGACAAAAGAATGTTATTTGGATCTCTTAGAACAATTTTTATCC GTTTCTTTAAAAACGGAAATGGGTCAATGTCTAGATTTATTATCAACAAATTTTGGAAAGAAACCGAATCTACATCTATTTACAATGGATAGATATAATTCCATTGTAAAGTATAAAACAGGTTATTATACGTTTGTGTTACCAGCCACTGTTGCTATGAGTTTT ACTGGTATAAAAGATCCCGAAATGTATAGGCAAGCAAAAACAATTTTGTTAGAAATGGGACATCTTTTTCAAGTAAAAGATGATTATTTAGATTGTTATGGTAGTATAGAAGACATTGGAAAATCTGGTACAGATATAGCAGAGGGAAAATGTTCATGGCTTATTGTTGTAGCTTTACAACGTGCTACTCCAGAGCAAAAGAAAATTTTTGAG GAGTGCTATGGACAATCTGATGTAGAAAAAATAAATCGTGTAAAACAACTCTATCAGGAGCTTGGTGTATCAAATACTTATGCTATTTATGAAGAAGAAACATATAACTTActacatacacatatacaacAAATATCTCGTGGACTTCCACATGATTTCTTCTTAAAGTTACTTAACAGAACATGTCGTAAAGTAGGCAGAAAGGACTAA
- the LOC126917806 gene encoding farnesyl pyrophosphate synthase isoform X3 — MAVWPDIVRDLTDAGRHLDIPDVTKWLVKVLQYNVPSGGRNRALTVVEAYRSLNPPDQITEENLRLTRILGWCIELLQAFFLTIDDIQDHSEIRRNQPCWYLYNDIGLTAINDALMLEMCIYQLLKKHFKTKECYLDLLEQFLSVSLKTEMGQCLDLLSTNFGKKPNLHLFTMDRYNSIVKYKTGYYTFVLPATVAMSFTGIKDPEMYRQAKTILLEMGHLFQVKDDYLDCYGSIEDIGKSGTDIAEGKCSWLIVVALQRATPEQKKIFEECYGQSDVEKINRVKQLYQELGVSNTYAIYEEETYNLLHTHIQQISRGLPHDFFLKLLNRTCRKVGRKD, encoded by the exons ATGGCTGTATGGCCCGATATCGTACGTGATCTCACGGATGCTGGTCGTCATCTTGACATACCAGATGTTACCAAATGGCTAGTGAAg GTATTGCAATACAATGTTCCATCTGGAGGGAGGAATAGAGCGTTAACGGTTGTAGAAGCATACAGATCATTAAATCCTCCCGATCAAATAACGGAAGAAAATCTTCGTTTAACTCGTATACTAGGCTGGTGCATAGAATTG TTGCAAGCGTTTTTCCTGACGATAGATGATATTCAAGATCACTCAGAAATACGACGAAATCAACCGTGCTGGTATTTATACAATGACATTGGATTAACGGCTATTAACGATGCTTTAATGCTGGAAATGTGTATATATCAGCTCCTTAAGAAACATTTTAAGACAAAAGAATGTTATTTGGATCTCTTAGAACAATTTTTATCC GTTTCTTTAAAAACGGAAATGGGTCAATGTCTAGATTTATTATCAACAAATTTTGGAAAGAAACCGAATCTACATCTATTTACAATGGATAGATATAATTCCATTGTAAAGTATAAAACAGGTTATTATACGTTTGTGTTACCAGCCACTGTTGCTATGAGTTTT ACTGGTATAAAAGATCCCGAAATGTATAGGCAAGCAAAAACAATTTTGTTAGAAATGGGACATCTTTTTCAAGTAAAAGATGATTATTTAGATTGTTATGGTAGTATAGAAGACATTGGAAAATCTGGTACAGATATAGCAGAGGGAAAATGTTCATGGCTTATTGTTGTAGCTTTACAACGTGCTACTCCAGAGCAAAAGAAAATTTTTGAG GAGTGCTATGGACAATCTGATGTAGAAAAAATAAATCGTGTAAAACAACTCTATCAGGAGCTTGGTGTATCAAATACTTATGCTATTTATGAAGAAGAAACATATAACTTActacatacacatatacaacAAATATCTCGTGGACTTCCACATGATTTCTTCTTAAAGTTACTTAACAGAACATGTCGTAAAGTAGGCAGAAAGGACTAA
- the LOC126917821 gene encoding uncharacterized protein LOC126917821 isoform X1: MVYNMSFLEENIEPEEIGSDLLENYTMRDLLELHGTEDDNPVSVLVRRMQIPLIAGIGTGLALQASKGILETPATFGRIAYTTLPICGIGFYYLAGTYITERIRGKDSTMNHLIGAYCTFPVLRKFLPLGYTVSVLFFISLPLYVAVRGFKESENRLPFSQSLNYAVQDTGYNMNVWLQKKPSEPYVKRESYNIFTVPSK; the protein is encoded by the exons ATGGTCTACAATATGTCATTTCTTGAAGAAAATATTGAACCAGAAGAAATAGGAAGTGATCTTCTAGAG aaTTATACAATGAGAGATTTATTAGAGCTGCATGGTACAGAGGATGACAATCCAGTCTCTGTGCTTGTGCGAAGAATGCAAATACCCCTGATAGCAGGCATTGGTACTGGATTAGCACTTCAAGCTTCAAAAGGTATACTTGAAACCCCTGCTACATTTGGAAGAATAGCATATACCACATTACCTATTTGTGGTATAGGTTTTTACTATCTTGCTGGTACTTATATAACAGAACGTATAAGAGGAAAAGATAGTACAATGAATCATCTAATAGGAG CATATTGTACTTTTCCAGTGCTTCGAAAATTTCTGCCTTTGGGTTATACTGTGTCAGTACTATTTTTTATTAGTCTACCTTTATATGTAGCGGTACGTGGTTTTAAAGAAAGTGAAAATCGATTGCCTTTTTCACAATCTCTGAATTATGCGGTACAAGACACAGGTTATAATATGAATGTGTGGTTACAAAAGAAGCCATCAGAACCCTATGTTAAGCGTGaatcatataatatatttacagtTCCTTCCAAGTAA
- the LOC126917827 gene encoding uncharacterized protein LOC126917827, whose translation MLRLNVNDLLKQKQNLILLKYLSSQTKSSTSKINSNVAGLSEKCCKIPNTPVGPRAAKNKEYKNPEYFCYHIDTFGEAEVELAKYRLPAPSNRIPFNK comes from the exons ATGTTACGTTTAAATGTAAATGACTTGTTAAAACAG AAacagaatttaatattattaaagtaTTTAAGCTCACAAACAAAGAGTAGTACATCGAAGATTAACTCAAATGTTGCAGGACTCAGTGAGAAATGTTGTAAAATTCCAAATACAC CTGTTGGGCCTCGTGCtgctaaaaataaagaatataaaaatccaGAGTATTTTTGTTATCATATAGACACTTTCGGAGAAGCAGAAGTGGAATTAGCAAAATATAGATTACCAGCTCCTTCTAATAGAATACCTTTCAATAAGTAG
- the LOC126917821 gene encoding uncharacterized protein LOC126917821 isoform X2, which yields MRDLLELHGTEDDNPVSVLVRRMQIPLIAGIGTGLALQASKGILETPATFGRIAYTTLPICGIGFYYLAGTYITERIRGKDSTMNHLIGAYCTFPVLRKFLPLGYTVSVLFFISLPLYVAVRGFKESENRLPFSQSLNYAVQDTGYNMNVWLQKKPSEPYVKRESYNIFTVPSK from the exons ATGAGAGATTTATTAGAGCTGCATGGTACAGAGGATGACAATCCAGTCTCTGTGCTTGTGCGAAGAATGCAAATACCCCTGATAGCAGGCATTGGTACTGGATTAGCACTTCAAGCTTCAAAAGGTATACTTGAAACCCCTGCTACATTTGGAAGAATAGCATATACCACATTACCTATTTGTGGTATAGGTTTTTACTATCTTGCTGGTACTTATATAACAGAACGTATAAGAGGAAAAGATAGTACAATGAATCATCTAATAGGAG CATATTGTACTTTTCCAGTGCTTCGAAAATTTCTGCCTTTGGGTTATACTGTGTCAGTACTATTTTTTATTAGTCTACCTTTATATGTAGCGGTACGTGGTTTTAAAGAAAGTGAAAATCGATTGCCTTTTTCACAATCTCTGAATTATGCGGTACAAGACACAGGTTATAATATGAATGTGTGGTTACAAAAGAAGCCATCAGAACCCTATGTTAAGCGTGaatcatataatatatttacagtTCCTTCCAAGTAA
- the LOC126917829 gene encoding probable protein BRICK1-B isoform X1, with translation MAAVHREAIQKQIQQDWANREYIEVITGSIKKITDFLNSFGNYLKDMSCRSRIAVLNEKLTTLERRIEYLEACVTKGETLT, from the exons ATGGCTGCCGTACATCGAGAGGCTATCCAAAAACAGATTCAACAAGATTGGGCAAATCGAGAATACATCGAAGTTATAACTGGTAGCATCAAAAAGATAACTGACTTTCTCAATTCCTTTGGTAATTATTTAAAAG ATATGTCTTGCAGATCAAGAATAGCTGTTCTCAACGAAAAACTTACAACTCTAGAAAGAAGAATCGAATATCTGGAAGCATGT GTTACAAAAGGGGAAACATTAACCTAA
- the LOC126917829 gene encoding probable protein BRICK1-B isoform X2: MAAVHREAIQKQIQQDWANREYIEVITGSIKKITDFLNSFDMSCRSRIAVLNEKLTTLERRIEYLEACVTKGETLT; the protein is encoded by the exons ATGGCTGCCGTACATCGAGAGGCTATCCAAAAACAGATTCAACAAGATTGGGCAAATCGAGAATACATCGAAGTTATAACTGGTAGCATCAAAAAGATAACTGACTTTCTCAATTCCTTTG ATATGTCTTGCAGATCAAGAATAGCTGTTCTCAACGAAAAACTTACAACTCTAGAAAGAAGAATCGAATATCTGGAAGCATGT GTTACAAAAGGGGAAACATTAACCTAA